A genomic region of Gossypium hirsutum isolate 1008001.06 chromosome D01, Gossypium_hirsutum_v2.1, whole genome shotgun sequence contains the following coding sequences:
- the LOC107934676 gene encoding LRR receptor-like serine/threonine-protein kinase EFR, which translates to MGNTFLNLALLIIFHFSMPTFSMKFTTILTDQSALLALKDHFIHDPKNVLTINWSTSAPVCNWFGVSCGSKHRRVTALDLTGLGLVGTLPPHLGNLSFLSLLFVTNNSFYSGLPVQLSNLRRLKYLSCGNNSFSGEIPSWLGSLTELRRLFLYQNNFKGVIPFSLGYLSKLEILSLYENQVSGSIPSSIFNVSSLQKIDLSDNTLSGSIPSVPRALLSLELIDFASNNLSGHIPKDMFDHLPNLKELSLGLNLLSGTIPASLFKCKELQLLSLVYNKMEGSLPIEIGNLSMLQYIYIGRNHFEGEIPKQIVNLTLLTLFDCCQNNFTGE; encoded by the exons ATGGGGAATACTTTCCTCAACTTAGCTCTTCTTATCATCTTCCATTTTTCTATGCCTACTTTCTCTATGAAATTCACCACCATACTTACAGATCAATCAGCTCTTCTAGCATTAAAAGATCATTTTATTCATGATCCTAAAAATGTGTTGACAATTAACTGGTCAACCTCTGCCCCTGTTTGCAATTGGTTTGGTGTAAGTTGTGGATCCAAGCACCGTAGAGTCACAGCTCTAGACCTTACTGGGTTGGGACTCGTAGGCACCCTTCCACCTCACTTGGGAAATTTGTcattcctttctcttctttttgtcACAAACAATAGTTTCTACAGCGGATTACCTGTCCAGTTATCCAATTTGCGACGGCTGAAATATTTAAGCTGTGGTAACAACTCCTTCAGTGGAGAAATCCCATCATGGTTGGGATCATTAACCGAACTTCGAAGGTTGTTCTTGTACCAAAACAACTTCAAAGGTGTTATTCCATTCTCTTTAGGCTATTTGTCAAAGCTAGAGATTTTGAGCTTGTATGAAAACCAGGTTTCAGGTTCAATACCCTCCTCTATTTTCAATGTATCTTCTTTGCAAAAGATTGATCTAAGCGATAATACGCTCTCTGGTTCCATACCCTCTGTTCCACGTGCTTTGCTTTCGCTAGAATTGATTGATTTCGCCTCCAATAATCTCAGTGGTCATATACCAAAAGATATGTTTGATCACCTTCCAAATTTGAAAGAATTGTCCTTGGGCCTTAACCTGCTTTCTGGTACAATTCCTGCCAGTCTATTCAAGTGCAAAGAGTTACAATTGTTATCTTTAGTGTATAACAAAATGGAGGGGAGCCTACCAATAGAAATTGGGAATTTGAGTATGCTTCAATACATCTATATTGGTCGGAACCACTTTGAAG GTGAAATTCCTAAACAAATTGTGAATTTAACTCTTCTGACGCTGTTTGATTGTTGCCAAAACAATTTTACAGGTGAAtga